Proteins encoded together in one Gemmatimonadales bacterium window:
- a CDS encoding G8 domain-containing protein: MTRAAIGAGILTLPACSAGDSTGPGGTDAPPVTINARWSDPAAWGGKLPAAGAAVTIPADKAMLLDVSPPALASLTIAGALVFDEKDLALTAGSIVVQGRLQIGAGNAPYTHRALITLTGSETDPSVLGMGAKVLGVMPGGMLELHGDPRAGWARLNASATAGASQLVLDHAMAWHAGDRLVVASTDFDPRRDEEVEVASVSSATVSLAQPLLFSHYGQVQTIAGRTVDERAEVGLLTRNVTIRGDSAGSVGGFGGHILVQAGGTAHVEGVELYTMGQKHMLARYPMHWHMAGDVTGQYFANSSVWHSFNRCVTVHGSSNARVEGNVCYDAVGHGYFLEDGAETGNQILDNLGLGTKKPASGEEILASDLTPATFWITNPDNTIRGNVAAGSAGSGFWFALPAHPTGLSTGSPLLPRTTRLGVFADNEAHSNSRNGLRVDDGPRPDGTTETTAYEPREDPAGDSPSVMADFANFVAWKHPSRAVWLRGDSLLLSNAVLADNATGATFAAEHTRVTGTLFVGHSANTGEALAPGTPLRGYEFYDGTVGADAVTFVNYDMAGGIPSSALGFERDNEFPLHADNWTGQVTFVNANPVYVENPNADADGDKAAVFVDRAGAVSGTAGAWVVANLPFLTTSACALRSAWNASVCPGRYVQLSFTNEDGGATAPLTLTRDDGAAVSLVGVPDDRHYASMSVLAGRKYDATWGVTAPARLRVYLNESAAGDTVRVSFPYPAATLTAVRDYDTSRPLTAAASQAELDASAGEKYFYDGAAGRLRLKLVTQSTRDWATVEVTP, from the coding sequence GTGACGCGCGCCGCGATCGGCGCGGGCATCCTCACGCTCCCCGCCTGTTCCGCCGGCGACAGCACCGGCCCCGGCGGTACGGACGCCCCGCCCGTCACGATCAACGCGCGCTGGTCCGATCCCGCCGCCTGGGGCGGGAAGCTTCCCGCCGCCGGCGCCGCCGTGACGATTCCCGCCGACAAGGCGATGCTGCTCGACGTCTCGCCGCCCGCGCTCGCGAGCCTCACCATCGCCGGCGCGCTCGTCTTCGACGAAAAGGACCTCGCTCTCACCGCCGGCTCGATCGTGGTGCAGGGCCGCCTGCAGATCGGAGCCGGCAACGCGCCCTACACCCACCGCGCGCTCATTACCCTCACCGGCAGCGAGACCGACCCGAGCGTCCTCGGCATGGGCGCCAAAGTGCTCGGTGTCATGCCGGGCGGCATGCTCGAGCTGCACGGCGATCCGCGCGCCGGTTGGGCGCGGCTCAACGCCAGCGCCACGGCCGGCGCCTCGCAGCTCGTGCTCGACCACGCGATGGCGTGGCACGCGGGCGATCGCCTCGTGGTCGCTTCGACCGACTTCGATCCGCGCCGAGACGAGGAGGTCGAGGTCGCCTCGGTGAGCAGCGCCACGGTTTCGCTCGCGCAACCGCTGCTCTTCAGTCACTACGGCCAGGTGCAGACGATCGCGGGACGCACCGTGGACGAGCGGGCCGAGGTGGGACTCCTCACCCGCAACGTCACGATCCGGGGCGACAGCGCCGGCAGCGTGGGCGGCTTCGGCGGGCACATTCTGGTGCAGGCGGGCGGCACCGCCCATGTGGAGGGCGTCGAGCTCTACACCATGGGCCAGAAGCACATGCTCGCGCGTTACCCGATGCACTGGCACATGGCGGGTGACGTAACCGGCCAGTACTTCGCCAACAGCAGCGTCTGGCACAGCTTCAACCGCTGCGTCACGGTGCATGGCAGCAGTAACGCGCGGGTCGAGGGCAACGTCTGCTACGATGCCGTCGGCCACGGCTACTTCCTCGAGGACGGCGCCGAGACCGGCAACCAGATCCTCGACAACCTGGGCCTCGGCACCAAGAAGCCGGCCAGCGGCGAGGAGATCCTCGCATCGGACCTCACCCCGGCCACCTTCTGGATCACGAATCCCGACAATACCATCCGCGGCAACGTGGCCGCGGGGTCCGCGGGCTCGGGCTTCTGGTTTGCGCTCCCGGCGCATCCGACCGGCCTCTCGACCGGCTCGCCGCTCCTTCCGCGCACGACGCGGCTCGGTGTCTTCGCCGACAACGAGGCCCACTCGAACTCGCGCAACGGGCTCCGGGTGGACGACGGCCCGCGCCCCGACGGGACCACCGAGACGACCGCGTACGAACCGCGCGAGGATCCGGCCGGCGATTCGCCCTCGGTCATGGCCGACTTCGCCAACTTCGTCGCCTGGAAGCACCCCTCGCGCGCCGTCTGGCTCCGGGGCGACAGCCTGCTCCTGAGCAACGCGGTGCTCGCCGACAACGCGACCGGCGCCACCTTCGCGGCCGAGCACACGCGTGTGACCGGCACGCTCTTCGTGGGGCACTCCGCCAACACGGGCGAAGCGCTGGCGCCCGGCACGCCGCTCCGCGGCTACGAGTTCTACGACGGCACCGTCGGCGCCGACGCGGTCACGTTCGTCAACTACGACATGGCCGGCGGAATCCCGTCCAGTGCGCTGGGGTTCGAGCGCGACAATGAGTTTCCACTGCACGCGGACAACTGGACGGGGCAGGTGACGTTTGTAAACGCAAATCCGGTCTACGTGGAGAACCCAAATGCGGATGCCGACGGCGACAAGGCCGCGGTGTTCGTGGACCGGGCCGGCGCCGTCTCCGGCACCGCCGGCGCCTGGGTGGTGGCCAATCTTCCGTTCCTCACCACCTCGGCATGCGCGCTCCGCTCCGCCTGGAACGCGTCCGTCTGCCCGGGCCGCTACGTCCAGTTGAGCTTCACGAACGAGGACGGCGGCGCGACGGCCCCGCTCACGCTCACCCGCGATGATGGTGCGGCGGTGTCCCTTGTGGGCGTGCCCGATGACCGGCACTACGCATCGATGTCGGTGTTGGCGGGCAGGAAGTACGATGCGACCTGGGGTGTGACGGCGCCGGCCCGGCTCCGCGTGTACCTCAACGAGAGCGCCGCGGGCGATACGGTTCGGGTGTCGTTCCCCTATCCAGCCGCGACGTTGACGGCGGTCCGCGACTACGACACCTCGAGGCCGCTCACCGCCGCCGCGAGCCAGGCCGAGCTCGATGCGAGCGCGGGCGAGAAATATTTCTACGACGGCGCCGCTGGCCGGCTCCGCCTCAAGCTCGTGACCCAGTCGACGCGCGACTGGGCCACGGTCGAGGTCACGCCGTAG
- a CDS encoding KTSC domain-containing protein, with protein MRRLRLGSAAVASVGYDGRAHVLELEFRSGAVYQYAGVPMSVYHDLLTAPSPAHYLQDHIKAAGYPYRRVAPPRDADVATEEEMMAYDWEAGRGNRWRDAPTGDRYYGPAEWSRQGDGELGARVPLGGADNFGGVEFERADLEGAGPHAGRGPRSWRRPRERVEEEVNEALTRDPEVDATEILVTVNDDNEVMLEGTVANRGEKRHAEDLAAAVPGVSDVQNRLRIA; from the coding sequence GTGCGGCGATTACGGCTGGGTTCCGCCGCCGTGGCGTCGGTAGGGTACGACGGCCGCGCACACGTGCTCGAGCTCGAGTTCCGGAGCGGCGCCGTCTACCAGTACGCCGGTGTGCCGATGTCGGTCTACCACGATCTCCTCACGGCGCCTTCCCCCGCCCACTACCTGCAGGATCACATCAAGGCGGCCGGGTACCCATACCGCCGCGTCGCTCCGCCGCGCGATGCCGACGTGGCGACCGAGGAGGAAATGATGGCGTACGACTGGGAGGCGGGCCGGGGAAACCGGTGGCGCGATGCCCCCACCGGCGACCGCTACTACGGCCCCGCGGAGTGGTCCCGCCAGGGCGACGGCGAGCTGGGCGCCCGCGTGCCGCTGGGCGGCGCCGACAACTTCGGCGGCGTCGAGTTCGAGCGGGCGGACCTCGAGGGTGCGGGGCCGCACGCCGGCCGCGGGCCCAGGAGTTGGCGGCGGCCGCGCGAGCGCGTCGAGGAAGAGGTGAATGAGGCGCTCACCCGCGATCCCGAGGTGGACGCCACCGAGATCCTCGTCACGGTGAACGACGACAACGAGGTCATGCTCGAGGGCACCGTGGCGAATCGCGGCGAGAAGCGGCACGCCGAAGATCTGGCGGCCGCGGTGCCCGGGGTGAGCGACGTGCAGAATCGGTTGCGGATCGCGTAA
- a CDS encoding Hsp20/alpha crystallin family protein, translating into MGTSLTGYRAPYSGYSGLQRLNTMLDQMFGTSSSSEGGTALTSAWFPAVDVFEDKDSVKIVAEIPGVKPEDLHLSIENNVLTIRGEKRQVSEDTADRVHRYERSYGSFERSFVLPATVDADKIDATCDSGVLTITVPKAEKARPRQIEVKGGTQQGQSSQRTAGQQSAQRTSGQQSSHR; encoded by the coding sequence ATGGGCACCTCACTCACCGGCTACCGCGCCCCCTATTCCGGCTACAGCGGCCTCCAGCGCCTCAATACCATGCTCGATCAGATGTTCGGCACCTCATCATCCTCCGAGGGAGGCACCGCACTCACGTCGGCGTGGTTTCCGGCAGTCGACGTCTTCGAGGACAAGGATTCGGTCAAGATCGTGGCCGAAATTCCGGGCGTGAAGCCGGAGGACCTGCATCTCTCGATCGAGAACAACGTCCTCACCATTCGCGGTGAGAAGCGGCAGGTTTCCGAGGATACGGCGGACCGGGTGCATCGCTACGAGCGGAGCTACGGCTCGTTCGAGCGCTCGTTCGTGCTGCCCGCCACGGTCGATGCCGACAAGATCGACGCCACCTGCGACAGCGGCGTGCTCACGATCACCGTGCCGAAGGCGGAGAAGGCGCGGCCACGGCAGATCGAGGTGAAGGGCGGGACGCAGCAGGGGCAGTCGTCGCAGCGGACGGCAGGGCAGCAATCCGCGCAGCGCACATCGGGACAGCAGTCGTCGCACCGGTGA
- a CDS encoding BON domain-containing protein → MTARNHMQRKQHPTDAGSRPESPPALGTDEQIWEEIHERIMGHPDIDVTQVEVVVEEGDVTLTGRVARREDKWLAEETARSVPGVRDVRNRLKIARL, encoded by the coding sequence ATGACAGCCCGAAACCACATGCAGCGGAAGCAACACCCGACCGACGCCGGCTCCCGCCCCGAAAGCCCTCCGGCGCTCGGCACCGACGAGCAGATCTGGGAGGAAATCCATGAGCGGATCATGGGGCACCCCGACATCGACGTCACCCAGGTGGAGGTGGTGGTCGAGGAGGGTGATGTGACGCTCACCGGACGGGTCGCTCGGCGGGAAGACAAGTGGCTGGCCGAGGAGACTGCGCGGTCGGTGCCCGGTGTGCGCGACGTGCGCAACCGGCTCAAGATCGCTCGACTGTAG
- a CDS encoding erythromycin esterase family protein, whose amino-acid sequence MARRSFDPAATPTVPSGPLAATLRDGARPLLGAADDYDLLLDLVGDARIVCLGEASHGTHEFYRERARITRRLVEEQGFTGVAVEADWPDAGRVNRFVRDASDDAEARQALGGFERFPRWMWRNRDVLEFVGWLRERNEGIDPARACGFYGLDLYSLFGSIDEVLGYLDRVDPEAARRARYRYSCFDQFGEDTQAYGYAAEFGITPSCEREAVAQLVDLQRRAGELAQRDGRLPEDEYFFAEQNARLVRNAEEYYRTMFRGRVSSWNLRDRHMAETLEALVAHLDRTRGGRTRVVVWEHNSHVGDARATAMGDQGEWNVGQLVRERWNADARLIGFTTYSGTVSAAADWDAPVERKRVRPALAGSYESLLHTVFGGGDVLLPLRDREQIGAALAEPRLERAIGVVYRPDTERISHYFDARLPAQFDAVLHFDATEAVEPLDRTAGWDQGEPPETYPSGL is encoded by the coding sequence ATGGCCCGCAGATCCTTCGACCCCGCCGCGACTCCAACCGTTCCCTCCGGCCCTCTGGCCGCCACCCTCCGCGATGGCGCCCGCCCGCTCCTCGGCGCCGCCGACGACTACGACCTGCTCCTCGACCTGGTCGGCGATGCCCGCATCGTCTGCCTCGGCGAGGCCTCGCACGGCACCCACGAATTCTACCGCGAGCGCGCCCGCATCACCCGGCGCCTCGTCGAGGAGCAGGGGTTCACCGGCGTGGCAGTCGAGGCCGATTGGCCCGACGCCGGCCGGGTGAACCGCTTCGTGCGCGACGCCTCGGACGACGCGGAGGCCCGTCAGGCGCTCGGCGGCTTCGAGCGCTTCCCCCGCTGGATGTGGCGCAACCGGGACGTGCTCGAGTTCGTCGGCTGGCTGCGGGAGCGGAACGAGGGAATCGATCCGGCGCGCGCCTGCGGCTTCTACGGCCTCGACCTCTACTCCCTCTTCGGCTCGATCGACGAAGTGCTCGGCTACCTCGACCGGGTGGACCCGGAGGCGGCCCGGCGCGCCCGCTATCGCTATAGCTGCTTCGACCAGTTCGGCGAGGATACCCAGGCCTACGGCTACGCGGCGGAGTTCGGGATCACGCCTTCGTGCGAGCGCGAGGCGGTGGCGCAGTTGGTCGACCTCCAGCGCCGCGCCGGCGAGCTGGCCCAGCGCGACGGGCGGCTGCCGGAAGACGAATACTTCTTTGCCGAGCAGAACGCCCGTCTCGTGCGGAACGCCGAGGAGTACTACCGGACCATGTTCCGCGGCCGGGTGAGCTCGTGGAACCTGCGCGACCGCCACATGGCCGAGACGCTCGAGGCTCTCGTCGCGCACCTCGACCGGACCCGGGGTGGGCGGACTCGCGTCGTCGTCTGGGAGCACAACTCGCACGTCGGCGACGCGCGGGCCACCGCGATGGGCGACCAGGGCGAGTGGAATGTCGGCCAACTGGTGCGCGAGCGCTGGAACGCCGACGCGCGGCTTATCGGGTTCACGACCTACAGCGGGACGGTGAGCGCGGCAGCCGACTGGGACGCGCCGGTCGAGCGGAAACGCGTTCGCCCGGCGCTCGCCGGGAGCTACGAATCGCTGTTGCACACGGTCTTCGGCGGCGGCGACGTCCTCCTTCCGCTCCGCGATCGTGAGCAGATCGGAGCCGCGCTGGCCGAGCCCCGGTTGGAGCGCGCGATCGGTGTCGTGTACCGTCCGGACACCGAGCGGATCAGCCACTACTTCGACGCGCGCCTTCCGGCGCAGTTCGATGCCGTGCTCCACTTCGACGCGACGGAGGCGGTCGAGCCGCTCGACCGCACTGCCGGCTGGGACCAGGGCGAGCCGCCCGAGACCTATCCCAGCGGGCTCTGA
- a CDS encoding GNAT family N-acetyltransferase, protein MPPHVQRPRVRRCRAADLALLEWDGRFTEHREIIRATFAQQRRREALMLVADVGGYPAGQVWLDFTRHAGRGRGLLWAVRVHPQFLRRGLGTLLVAAAERRLSRRGFDQALAGVETWNRPARVWWERLGYRLQERCREPHSYATPDGRTVHAVADQWMLTRPLDLAWRAERGQRRRADGTACCATAIAAYVA, encoded by the coding sequence ATGCCGCCCCACGTACAGCGCCCTCGCGTTCGGCGCTGCAGGGCCGCCGATCTGGCGCTGCTCGAGTGGGACGGCCGATTCACCGAACACCGCGAAATTATCCGCGCCACCTTTGCACAGCAGCGGCGTCGCGAAGCCCTCATGCTGGTCGCGGACGTCGGCGGCTACCCCGCCGGCCAGGTATGGCTCGATTTCACCCGGCATGCCGGGCGCGGCAGGGGTTTGCTCTGGGCGGTGCGGGTCCATCCGCAGTTCCTGCGGCGCGGCCTCGGCACCCTGCTCGTGGCCGCCGCCGAGCGCCGCCTCAGTCGGCGCGGGTTCGACCAGGCGCTGGCCGGCGTGGAGACCTGGAACCGGCCGGCTCGTGTCTGGTGGGAGCGCCTCGGCTACCGTTTGCAGGAGCGCTGTCGGGAGCCGCACTCGTACGCGACGCCCGATGGGCGCACGGTTCACGCCGTCGCGGACCAGTGGATGCTGACCCGTCCGCTCGACTTGGCGTGGCGAGCCGAGCGGGGGCAGCGGAGGCGCGCGGATGGGACGGCGTGTTGCGCGACGGCCATCGCGGCGTACGTTGCCTAG
- a CDS encoding methyltransferase domain-containing protein: MTKLGTQLLLFGGNFFRHPRMLGSVVPSSRFVVSRVLGPIDWERARVLVEYGPGVGTMTASMLRRMRPDAALVVLETNPAFVRYLRRAFPDPRLHVVHGSAEQAPDALRRLNLEQADYVVSGIPFSTIPAPVRERILRHTRELLDPAGLFLVYQFTRAVLPDLQRLYAEVREAFEPRNVLPARLFYCGARQETASGAAVVAAAS, encoded by the coding sequence GTGACGAAGCTTGGCACGCAGCTCCTGCTCTTCGGGGGAAATTTTTTTCGTCACCCGCGCATGCTCGGCTCCGTCGTGCCAAGCTCCCGATTCGTGGTGAGCCGGGTCCTCGGGCCAATCGACTGGGAACGGGCGCGGGTGCTGGTGGAATACGGGCCGGGGGTCGGCACCATGACTGCGAGCATGCTTCGCCGCATGCGGCCCGATGCCGCACTCGTCGTACTCGAGACCAACCCGGCCTTCGTGCGTTATCTCCGCCGGGCCTTTCCCGATCCCCGGCTCCACGTGGTCCACGGCTCGGCGGAGCAGGCACCCGACGCGCTCCGCCGCTTGAATCTGGAGCAGGCGGACTACGTGGTTTCGGGCATTCCGTTCAGCACCATTCCCGCTCCGGTGCGCGAGCGGATCCTCCGCCACACGCGAGAGCTGCTCGACCCCGCCGGCCTCTTCCTCGTGTACCAGTTCACCCGCGCCGTGCTGCCCGACCTCCAGCGACTCTACGCCGAGGTGCGCGAGGCGTTCGAGCCGCGAAACGTGTTGCCGGCGCGTCTTTTTTATTGCGGAGCGAGGCAGGAGACGGCGTCGGGTGCGGCGGTAGTGGCCGCCGCATCCTGA
- the efp gene encoding elongation factor P, with product MKASDIRRGHVLLIDGAPCRVLDFQHRTPGNLRAFVQVRLRNLNSGNTFDTRLSATEFVDDARLDTKELQVLYRDASGVHVMDNANYEQYSLDDEVVGDAGAWLEPGMTFMVEWLDGRPIAVELPSVVELEVRETTPIMKTATKSASTKPATLSNGVTIQVPEFIGEGERVRVNPREGTYLERAR from the coding sequence ATGAAAGCTTCAGACATCCGCCGCGGCCACGTACTCCTGATCGACGGTGCCCCGTGCCGCGTTCTCGACTTCCAGCACCGGACACCTGGAAACCTCCGCGCCTTCGTGCAGGTGCGCCTGCGCAATCTGAACAGTGGGAACACCTTCGACACGCGGTTGAGCGCCACCGAGTTTGTGGATGACGCCCGGCTCGATACCAAGGAGCTGCAAGTGCTCTATCGGGACGCGAGCGGGGTCCACGTGATGGACAACGCGAACTACGAGCAATACTCGCTCGACGACGAGGTGGTCGGCGATGCCGGCGCGTGGCTCGAGCCTGGCATGACGTTCATGGTCGAATGGCTGGACGGGCGGCCGATCGCCGTCGAGCTGCCGTCGGTCGTCGAGCTCGAGGTGCGCGAGACCACACCCATTATGAAGACCGCCACCAAGAGCGCCAGCACCAAGCCCGCGACGCTCAGCAACGGCGTCACCATTCAGGTCCCGGAATTCATCGGCGAGGGGGAGCGCGTGCGGGTGAATCCGCGGGAAGGAACCTACCTCGAGCGAGCAAGGTGA